GAAATCAAGTGCTCTCTCAACGGGCTTCTACATCATCCCGCCCATGCCACCCATTCCGCCCATGCCACCCATTCCGCCGCCGGGCATGCCGGCGGGTTCGGGCTTGTCTTCCTTGATCTCGCTGATGACCGCCTCGGTGGTCAGGAGCAGGCCGCTGATGCTGCCGGCGTTTTCGAGGGCGGTGCGCTCGACCTTGGTCGGGACGATGACGCCCATCTTGATGAGGTCGCCGTACTCGTGTGTCAGAGCGTTGTAGCCGAAGGTGACGTCCTTCAGGTTCTCCTTGACCTTCTGGGCGACCACGCTGCCGTCGACGCCAGCGTTCTCGGCGATCTGCTTGAGCGGGGCCTCGACGGCGCGACGAACAATGTCGACGCCGATCTTCTGGTCCTCGTTGTCACAGTCGCCCTTGACCTTGTCGAGCGTCTTGGCCGCGGCGCGGATGGTCGCGGTGCCACCGCCGGGAAGGATGCCTTCCTCGACGGCGGCGCGGCAGGCGTGCAGGGCGTCTTCGACGCGGGCCTTCTTCTCCTTCATGGCGACCTCGGTGGCCGCGCCGACGTTGATCTGTGCCACACCGCCGGCCATCTTGGCGAGACGCTCCTGGAGCTTCTCGCGGTCGTAGTCGCTGGTGGTCGCGTCGATCTCGTTCTTGATCTGCTCGATGCGGGCCTTGATTTCCTTCTCGGCACCGGCACCTTCGATGATGGTCGTGGTGTCCTTGTTGATGCGGACCTTTTTGGCCCGGCCGAGCTTGTCGAGCTCGAGGGTCTCGAGCTTGAGGCCGAGCTCTTCCATCACGGCCTCGCCGCCGGTGAGGACGGCGATGTCCTGCAGCATCGCCTTACGACGATCGCCGAAGCCGGGCGCTTTGACCGCGACGGCCTTGAACGTGCCGCGAAGGGCGTTGACGACGAGGGTCGCCAGGGCTTCGCCCTCGATGTCTTCCGCGATGACGAGCAGCGGCTTGCCGCTCTCGGCGACCTTGCTCAGGATCGGGATGAAGTCGCGGGCGTTGCTGATCTTCTTCTCGAAGATGAGGACGTACGCGTCTTCGAGGACGGCCTCGCGCGTCGTCTGATCGGTGACGAAGTGGGGCGACAGGTAGCCCTTGTCGAACTGCATGCCCTCGACAAGGTCGATCGTGGTGTCGAGGGCCTTGCCCTCTTCGACGGTGATAACGCCGTCGCGGCCGACCTTGTCCATCGCCTGGGCGATGAGGTCACCGATCTGCTTGTCCTGGTTGGCGGAGGACGTGCCGACCATGGCGACTTCCTTGGAGTCCTTGACCGGGCGGCTCATCGTGCGGAGCTCGGCGACGATGGCTTCGACGGCCCGCTGAATTCCGCGCTGGACCTGGGTGCTGTTCGCACCGGAGCCGACGTTGCGAAGGCCTTCACCGAAGATAGCCTCGGCGTAGACGGTGGCGGTGGTGGTGCCGTCGCCGGCGATCTTGGAGGTCTTGTCGGCGACCTCCTTGACCATCTGGGCGCCCATGTTTTCGTACGAGTCTTCGAGCTCGATCTCCTTGGCGACGGTCACGCCGTCCTTGGTGACGGTGGGCGAGCCGAAGGACTTTTCGAGGACGACGTTGCGGCCTGACGGGCCGAGGGTGACCTTGACGGCGCGGGCGAGCTTCTTGACGCCGGCGTAGACGGCGGAGCGTGCGTCTTGGTCGAAAGCGATTTTCTTAGCAGGCATGAGTTATTAGTTGTTAGGGCCTAGGGCTTAGGGCAGAGACAGCGAGGTGGAAGCGTTAGCTGACGATGGCGAGGACGTCGTCTTCGCTCATGATGAGCAGCTCATCGCCGTCGATCTTGACTTCGGTGCCGGCGTAGCTGGTGAAGAGGACTTCGTCGCCCTTCTTGACGCTGAAGGTGCTCTTCTCGCCATTGTCGAGGAGCTTGCCGTCGCCGATGGCTTGGACGGTGCCGCGCTTGGGCTTTTCCTTTGCGCTGTCGGGCAGGACGATGCCGCTCTTGGTGACGGTCTCGGCTTCGAGACGCTTGACGAGGATGTTGCCGCCGAGGGGTCGGAGTTGGGCCATGGTGGTGAGTTGGTTGTTGAGGTTTCTCTGTGGGGGTGGACGTTGTTGGTGTTCGCAAGGAGGAGGGATGAGGGCTAAGGGAGGAGGTTCAGAGAGCAGAGTCAGCCTCTGACCTTCCTCGTTCATCCCTTCTCCTTTCTCCCTTCCGGCCATCGCCCCGCGTAGTGCCTTCGCATCGCGCGGGCGAGGGTGTCGAGGAGTTGGTTCGTGTCGACGGGCTTGGGCAGGACGCTGAAGACGCTCACGGTGAGCG
The window above is part of the Planctomycetota bacterium genome. Proteins encoded here:
- the groL gene encoding chaperonin GroEL (60 kDa chaperone family; promotes refolding of misfolded polypeptides especially under stressful conditions; forms two stacked rings of heptamers to form a barrel-shaped 14mer; ends can be capped by GroES; misfolded proteins enter the barrel where they are refolded when GroES binds); this translates as MPAKKIAFDQDARSAVYAGVKKLARAVKVTLGPSGRNVVLEKSFGSPTVTKDGVTVAKEIELEDSYENMGAQMVKEVADKTSKIAGDGTTTATVYAEAIFGEGLRNVGSGANSTQVQRGIQRAVEAIVAELRTMSRPVKDSKEVAMVGTSSANQDKQIGDLIAQAMDKVGRDGVITVEEGKALDTTIDLVEGMQFDKGYLSPHFVTDQTTREAVLEDAYVLIFEKKISNARDFIPILSKVAESGKPLLVIAEDIEGEALATLVVNALRGTFKAVAVKAPGFGDRRKAMLQDIAVLTGGEAVMEELGLKLETLELDKLGRAKKVRINKDTTTIIEGAGAEKEIKARIEQIKNEIDATTSDYDREKLQERLAKMAGGVAQINVGAATEVAMKEKKARVEDALHACRAAVEEGILPGGGTATIRAAAKTLDKVKGDCDNEDQKIGVDIVRRAVEAPLKQIAENAGVDGSVVAQKVKENLKDVTFGYNALTHEYGDLIKMGVIVPTKVERTALENAGSISGLLLTTEAVISEIKEDKPEPAGMPGGGMGGMGGMGGMGGMM
- a CDS encoding co-chaperone GroES, which gives rise to MAQLRPLGGNILVKRLEAETVTKSGIVLPDSAKEKPKRGTVQAIGDGKLLDNGEKSTFSVKKGDEVLFTSYAGTEVKIDGDELLIMSEDDVLAIVS